In Seonamhaeicola sp. S2-3, the genomic window TTTACTGTAACCAAATTTAGCTCCTAACTTTATAAAACCTTCAAAATGGGTATCTAACCTACGGCGTCCTATTTTATCGCCACCAGGTTTTGGAATATAACCTCTACCAAAGCGTGCCAATAAGGGGCCTACAATCATTATGGAACCACGTAAACCACGACCATCAATTTTAAATTCGTCAGATTCTAAATATTCTAGGTTAAGATGATCTGCTTGAAATGAGTAAGTGCCTTTTGAAAGTTTTTCAACCTTAACACCTAATTTTTTTAGCAGATTAATAAGTTTATTAACATCAACAATATCTGGTATATTATTAATGGTAACTTTTTCTGGAGTTAGTAAAACAGCACATAAAATTTGTAATGCTTCGTTTTTTGCACCTTGTGGTTGTATGCTTCCTTTAAGCTGATGACCACCTTCTATTTTAAATACTCCCATGCTTTAATTAATAGCGTTTTCTTTGTCTGTTCTTTTTATGGTGCTTTTTGCCAGAATACTTGGTTTTAGTTCTTATTAAGCTTGAAGCATCTGATAGATCTTCTTCTGAGTCTCTTAGGTTTATTTTCCCATCAGATAATTCAAATAAATGGTCATATATAACAATATCTTCAACAGTGTCTTTATTCCAATTTAAAAAACACTTTTTCATGTGGTTAGCAATAGTATAAACCAAGGCTTGTTTAAGTTCGCCTTCTTCCCATGTATTTGCCACATCAATCATGGTTTTTATATTGTTTCCGTAAAAACGATATTTTGGATGATTTTGTGGGTATTTTAAAGGCTCTGGGCGTTCTGTTAATAATTCTTTGGTTGGTTTTGTATAGGGAGAATCTACATCTAATTCAAAATTAGACATAATGAACAGCTGATCCCAAAGTTTATGCTGAAAGTCTGGAACATCTCGTAAATGAGGTTGCATATTTCCCATTACAGATATAATGGCTTTAGCTAGTTTATTACGTTCTTCTCTATCTTCAACGGTTTTAGCATGGTTTATCATTTTTTGCATATGACGACCATATTCAGGAATAATTAAGTGC contains:
- a CDS encoding DUF4290 domain-containing protein → MTNTLEYNTEREHLIIPEYGRHMQKMINHAKTVEDREERNKLAKAIISVMGNMQPHLRDVPDFQHKLWDQLFIMSNFELDVDSPYTKPTKELLTERPEPLKYPQNHPKYRFYGNNIKTMIDVANTWEEGELKQALVYTIANHMKKCFLNWNKDTVEDIVIYDHLFELSDGKINLRDSEEDLSDASSLIRTKTKYSGKKHHKKNRQRKRY